The Helianthus annuus cultivar XRQ/B chromosome 16, HanXRQr2.0-SUNRISE, whole genome shotgun sequence genome includes a window with the following:
- the LOC110915603 gene encoding UTP--glucose-1-phosphate uridylyltransferase, with protein MAAADTEKLNNLRSAVSSLTQISENEKSGFINLVSRYLSGEAEHVEWSKIQTPTDKIVVPYDTLSAVPEDAAETKSLLDKLVVLKLNGGLGTTMGCTGPKSVIEVRNGLTFLDLIVIQIESLNKKYGCSVPLLLMNSFNTHEDTQKIIEKYAGSNIEIHTFNQSQYPRLVVDDFLPLPSKGETGKDGWYPPGHGDVFPSLMNSGKLDTLLSQGKEYVFVANSDNLGAVVDLKILNHLIQNKNEYCMEVTPKTLADVKGGTLISYDGKVQLLEIAQVPDQHVNEFKSIEKFKIFNTNNLWVNLNAIKRLVQADALKMEIIPNPKEVNGVKVLQLETAAGAAIKFYDNAIGINVPRSRFLPVKASSDLLLVQSDLYTEKDGYVIRNPARTDPANPSIELGPEFKKVGEFLKRFKSIPSIIELDSLKVSGDVWFGSNVVLKGKVVVAANSGEKLEIPDGAVLQNKEVHGAGDI; from the exons ATGGCCGCTGCTGATACCGAGAAGTTGAACAATCTCCGATCTGCTGTCTCCTCCCTCACTCAGATCAG TGAGAACGAGAAATCTGGATTTATCAACCTTGTGTCGCGATATCTCAG TGGCGAAGCAGAACATGTTGAATGGAGTAAGATCCAAACGCCTACTGACAAGATCGTTGTGCCCTATGATACCCTATCAGCTGTACCAGAAG ATGCTGCTGAAACCAAAAGTCTATTGGATAAGCTTGTGGTGCTAAAGCTTAATGGTGGCTTGGGGACAACAATGGGATGCACTGGTCCAAA ATCTGTCATTGAAGTGCGAAATGGGTTGACATTTCTAGACTTGATTGTCATCCAAATTGAG TCACTCAATAAGAAGTATGGGTGTAGTGTACCCTTGCTTCTAATGAACTCATTCAACACACATGAAGATACCCAGAAG ATTATAGAAAAATATGCTGGTTCAAATATCGAGATTCATACATTCAACCAGAGTCAATATCCTCGATTGGTTGTTGATGACTTCCTGCCACTGCCATCTAAAGGGGAAACTGGCAAAGATGGATG GTACCCTCCAGGGCATGGCGATGTTTTCCCATCCTTGATGAACAGTGGGAAACTCGACACACTATTGTCTCAGGGCAAGGAATACGTGTTTGTTGCAAATTCCGATAACTTGGGAGCTGTAGTTGATTTGA AAATCTTGAATCACTTGATCCAGAACAAGAATGAGTACTGCATGGAG GTGACGCCTAAAACGTTGGCTGATGTGAAAGGTGGCACTCTAATTTCATATGATGGGAAAGTTCAG CTTCTTGAAATTGCACAGGTTCCCGATCAGCAT GTTAACGAGTTCAAATCAATTGAAAAGTTCAAAATCTTCAACACCAACAACTT GTGGGTGAACTTGAATGCAATTAAAAGACTTGTGCAAGCCGATGCACTCAAGATGGAGATTATTCCAAATCCAAAG GAAGTCAATGGAGTTAAAGTTCTTCAGCTTGAGACAGCTGCTGGTGCTGCAATCAAG TTTTATGACAATGCCATTGGCATTAACGTTCCCCGATCTCGGTTCTTGCCGGTGAAAGCAAGTTCAGACTTGCTTCTTGTTCAG TCCGATCTTTACACTGAAAAAGACGGCTATGTGATCCGCAACCCAGCCAGGACAGATCCAGCTAATCCTTCAATCGAATTGGGTCCTGAATTTAAGAAG GTTGGAGAATTCTTGAAGAGATTCAAGTCTATCCCCAGCATTATTGAGCTTGATAGCTTGAAGGTTTCTGGTGATGTGTGGTTTGGATCTAATGTTGTTCTCAAG GGTAAAGTGGTGGTTGCTGCAAATTCTGGAGAGAAGTTGGAAATTCCGGATGGAGCTGTACTTCAAAACAAG GAAGTGCACGGTGCTGGTGATATCTAA